Proteins found in one Mytilus edulis chromosome 2, xbMytEdul2.2, whole genome shotgun sequence genomic segment:
- the LOC139510995 gene encoding uncharacterized protein, with the protein MTNPNYHKAIELLRNRYGQPHKIINAYIRALLDIPAPHDTLESLRTFHDKSEAYIRGLESLGQCQDMYESLLIPVILGKIPHEVRKNITRENGSDSWNIQSLRNTIGKENAEWNYCPTDDNPADYLTRGIYAKHLYNNSLWMNGPQWILNRENWPTWTRKIEDCSTMVTVSDDNTDDKSTNASTQRISCIDIQRYRSLEKAIRVTAYVLRFIQNLRNLKDKRSIGFISVEERCKALKVIVTVQQETFKDEIESLNSSSQKKVPLVRQLKLYTDRNGLLRCTGRIQNAPVKESTKYPLLLPTHHSVTSLIVMDAHTKTLHAGLNSTIAYIQQKYWIPRIRQCVKSQIRKCVQCIKISGMPYNAPDPPLLPKDRVNYDYPFSVTGVDFTGALYTKENTTN; encoded by the coding sequence atgACAAATCCAAACTATCACAAAGCAATTGAATTATTGAGAAACCGCTATGGCCAACCACATAAAATCATTAATGCATATATTAGAGCACTACTTGATATACCCGCACCACATGATACATTAGAAAGTTTGAGAACATTTCATGACAAATCAGAAGCTTACATACGGGGTCTAGAGTCTCTCGGACAATGTCAGGACATGTACGAATCGTTATTGATACCAGTAATTCTCGGGAAGATACCGCATGAAGTACGAAAAAATATAACACGAGAAAACGGGAGCGACAGTTGGAATATTCAATCGCTTCGAAACACGATAGGTAAAGAGAATGCTGAATGGAATTATTGTCCAACAGATGACAATCCAGCTGATTACTTAACTCGCGGAATTTACGCTAAACACCTTTATAATAACAGCTTATGGATGAACGGTCCACAATGGATTTTAAATCGTGAAAATTGGCCGACATGGACGAGGAAAATTGAAGACTGCAGCACGATGGTAACTGTTAGTGATGACAATACAGACGATAAAAGTACAAATGCTTCAACACAGAGAATTTCATGTATAGATATACAACGATACAGATCTTTAGAAAAAGCAATTAGAGTAACAGCATACGTCTTGCGTTTTATACAGAATTTACGGAATTTAAAAGATAAACGGTCAATCGGATTTATCAGTGTTGAGGAGCGATGTAAAGCATTAAAAGTAATAGTAACAGTACAACAGGAAACATTTAAGGATGAAATTGAAAGCTTGAATTCATCTTCACAAAAAAAAGTGCCACTTGTTCGACAACTTAAACTATATACAGACAGAAATGGATTACTACGTTGTACCGGGAGAATACAAAACGCACCTGTGAAGGAGAGTACTAAATATCCGTTGTTATTGCCAACACACCACAGTGTTACGTCCTTAATCGTAATGGATGCACACACAAAGACTTTACATGCCGGACTTAACAGTACAATCGCATATATTCAACAGAAATATTGGATACCGAGAATAAGGCAGTGCGTAAAATCACAAATTCGTAAATGCGTTCAATGCATTAAAATATCAGGAATGCCTTATAACGCACCCGATCCGCCACTGCTACCTAAAGATCGAGTCAACTACGATTATCCTTTTTCAGTAACCGGCGTTGATTTCACAGGAGCTTTGTATACAAAGGAAAACACAACGAATTAa
- the LOC139510996 gene encoding uncharacterized protein, which produces MLAFKRFVARRSTPRIMLSDNATTFKAAAEKITRSSKDNRIQEKLADQGTEWKFIPNRAPWFGGFWERLIGLTKKSIKAILGKSCVTTEMLNTIVIEIEGTLNNRPITHISTDIKDPEPLTPAHLLYGRRLDNQSEQNIDSATSEDLHVKLNKNLQRNNELINHFRSRWKHEYLTSLREFHRTSGRNEQTIQIGDIVQVHNDTNRIMWKLAVVQDLVRGKDGLIRSAVIKTDTGITNRPIVKLYPLEIRSTNDDSE; this is translated from the coding sequence ATGCTTGCTTTTAAAAGATTTGTCGCTAGGAGATCTACACCAAGGATTATGTTGTCCGATAATGCAACAACCTTCAAGGCAGCCGCCGAAAAGATTACAAGATCAAGCAAAGACAACCGAATACAAGAAAAACTTGCCGATCAAGGAACGGAGTGGAAATTCATACCCAACCGAGCACCGTGGTTTGGAGGCTTTTGGGAACGCCTAATTGGACTCACGAAAAAGTCAATTAAAGCAATACTAGGAAAGTCATGTGTCACTACGGAAATGTTGAATACAATTGTAATCGAAATCGAGGGAACTCTAAACAATCGTCCGATAACTCACATTTCTACTGATATTAAAGATCCCGAACCGCTGACGCCAGCGCACCTTTTATATGGTCGTCGACTTGACAACCAATCGGAACAGAATATTGACAGTGCTACTTCCGAAGATTTGCACGTGAAACTCAATAAAAATTTACAGAGAAATAATGAACTAATCAACCATTTTCGCTCAAGATGGAAACACGAATATCTGACGTCACTCCGTGAATTTCACCGGACATCTGGaagaaacgaacaaacaatacaaataggTGACATTGTACAAGTACACAATGACACAAATCGTATAATGTGGAAATTAGCAGTTGTACAAGATTTAGTTCGTGGAAAGGATGGACTCATTCGATCAGCTGTTATCAAGACCGACACAGGAATCACCAACCGTCCGATTGTGAAGCTCTATCCGTTGGAAATACGCAGTACAAATGATGACAGTGAATGA